One part of the Lachnospiraceae bacterium JLR.KK002 genome encodes these proteins:
- a CDS encoding carbohydrate-binding domain-containing protein, translating into MKKTVYIFALALLLTLTGCAEHKAARSDTGTSGHSDSDSSASSAFSEETAIVRNPEELFSQRDLEADYNQTEAIVVSLNGNSAACNSEAVAISGSTITISQEGTYLLSGTLEQGMVIVDAADTDKVQLVLDNASIQCDSGAPIYVRQADKVFLTLAPESENTLTASGEFVQIDDNNIDAAIFSKDDLTLNGSGILNIYSSSGHGIVSKDDLVITGGTCNIQAARHGLSGKDSVCIAGGDFTIDAGTDGIHSGNEDDPALGFLYIAGGTFHITAGDDGMHTDADFTLADGFVTISKSYEGIEGKTILIQDGTVNITSSDDGLNASDGSGSKSSPAGPPSTEADSSVFLRITGGTLTVDAGGDGLDSNGNLYVEGGELYISGSENGGNSALDYNGEGKITGGTLAAAGFSNMAQNFGDTSSQGTMLVTFAPQEAGTEISLISTQSDTLISYTPPKQYDSIVFSHPDVTSGSTYTVRCGTVDTEVTMDATVYGNTSGMPGRFQPPESPEGERPEAPDGQIPNAPDGQKSNPPDGQALPDGQAPPDGENPEFPGEQAPPDEV; encoded by the coding sequence ATGAAAAAAACAGTTTATATCTTTGCCCTTGCACTGCTGCTCACCCTGACAGGCTGTGCAGAACACAAAGCTGCCCGGTCAGATACCGGAACTTCCGGGCACTCCGATTCTGACAGCAGCGCCTCATCCGCTTTCTCAGAAGAAACCGCCATTGTCCGCAATCCGGAAGAACTGTTCAGCCAGCGCGACCTGGAAGCAGATTACAACCAGACAGAAGCCATTGTCGTTTCCCTGAATGGGAATTCTGCCGCCTGCAATTCGGAAGCGGTTGCCATCTCCGGCTCAACCATTACCATTTCCCAGGAAGGCACTTATCTGCTCTCCGGTACCCTGGAACAGGGCATGGTAATTGTGGACGCCGCAGATACCGATAAAGTTCAGCTTGTACTGGACAATGCTTCCATACAGTGCGATTCCGGTGCTCCCATTTACGTCAGGCAGGCTGACAAAGTATTTCTCACTCTGGCTCCGGAAAGTGAAAATACTCTGACAGCTTCCGGTGAGTTCGTTCAGATTGACGACAATAACATTGATGCAGCCATTTTCTCAAAGGACGATTTAACTTTAAACGGTTCCGGCATTCTGAATATTTACAGCAGTTCCGGACATGGAATTGTATCCAAAGATGACCTTGTCATTACCGGCGGCACCTGTAATATTCAGGCTGCCCGCCATGGTCTGAGCGGGAAAGACAGCGTCTGTATTGCCGGTGGAGATTTTACCATTGACGCCGGAACAGATGGCATACACAGCGGAAATGAGGACGATCCTGCTCTGGGATTTCTCTACATTGCCGGAGGAACTTTTCATATTACTGCCGGGGATGACGGTATGCACACCGACGCTGATTTTACCCTTGCAGACGGATTTGTCACCATATCCAAAAGTTATGAAGGAATTGAAGGGAAAACCATTCTCATTCAGGATGGTACCGTCAATATCACATCTTCCGATGATGGTCTGAATGCTTCAGACGGCAGCGGTTCAAAATCCTCTCCTGCCGGCCCGCCCAGTACAGAGGCTGACAGTTCCGTTTTTCTCCGGATTACAGGTGGCACTCTCACAGTCGATGCCGGAGGAGACGGCCTGGATTCCAATGGAAATCTGTACGTGGAAGGGGGAGAACTTTACATCTCCGGTTCGGAAAACGGCGGAAACAGCGCTCTGGACTATAACGGGGAGGGTAAAATCACAGGCGGAACCCTGGCTGCTGCAGGATTTTCCAATATGGCTCAGAATTTCGGTGATACCTCCTCTCAGGGAACCATGCTGGTCACCTTTGCCCCTCAGGAAGCCGGAACTGAAATATCCCTGATAAGCACTCAGAGTGATACCTTAATTTCCTATACACCGCCCAAACAATATGACAGTATTGTTTTCAGCCACCCTGATGTAACGTCCGGCAGTACCTATACGGTTCGCTGTGGGACTGTGGATACGGAAGTCACCATGGACGCCACTGTCTATGGAAATACTTCCGGTATGCCCGGCAGATTCCAGCCTCCCGAATCCCCGGAGGGAGAAAGGCCGGAGGCTCCGGACGGACAGATACCGAATGCTCCGGACGGACAAAAATCAAATCCTCCGGACGGGCAGGCTCTCCCGGACGGGCAGGCTCCTCCGGACGGAGAAAATCCGGAATTCCCCGGCGAGCAGGCTCCTCCGGACGAAGTGTAA
- a CDS encoding DEAD/DEAH box helicase family protein, producing MVGLFGHNQKIYENIHRMYNEGIQRVAVVQPTGSGKSLLMAKLVEDNSDSRYFKELLKELKVFNQKMPNSLSHKESDT from the coding sequence ATGGTAGGTTTATTTGGACATAACCAAAAGATTTATGAAAATATTCACCGTATGTATAACGAAGGGATTCAGCGAGTGGCAGTTGTCCAGCCAACTGGCAGTGGCAAAAGTCTTTTAATGGCAAAACTGGTTGAGGATAATTCGGACAGCAGATATTTTAAAGAGTTGTTAAAGGAGTTAAAAGTTTTTAATCAAAAAATGCCAAACTCCTTATCTCATAAGGAATCTGACACCTGA
- a CDS encoding type II toxin-antitoxin system RelB/DinJ family antitoxin produces MATKSANVLARVEPEVKEQAESIMSQLGLPASVVINALYKQIILTKSIPFSLSIPKEPVTRDSMTTEEFNTIMETGLSQAKADQSRSVADAFADLRQELQ; encoded by the coding sequence ATGGCTACAAAAAGTGCAAATGTACTCGCTCGCGTCGAACCAGAAGTAAAAGAACAGGCAGAATCCATCATGTCACAACTTGGATTACCAGCTTCTGTTGTGATCAATGCATTATATAAGCAAATTATCCTGACTAAAAGCATCCCTTTTTCACTCTCAATACCCAAAGAACCTGTAACACGGGATTCCATGACTACAGAAGAATTTAACACCATAATGGAAACAGGCTTATCACAAGCCAAAGCTGATCAGTCACGCTCTGTTGCTGATGCATTTGCAGATTTAAGACAGGAGTTACAATAA
- a CDS encoding IS5 family transposase yields MYKPINKLHHSFLDFNQPMGLHMNSDNRWIKLADRIPWDEFEVKYARLFPSGTGNVAKPFRMALGALIIQTKFQYSDRELVEQITENPYLQYFIGLPGYQEEAPFDASTLVLFRKRISAEMLMEVNEYLLAHKDDDNNTPPSSGNSGDNDALKEDTNKGTLTLDATCAPADIRYPQDISLLNEAREKLETIIYRFCKSYGLPLPRRYRRRARKDYLSFAKSKKHSAKKIRKALRKQLGYVARDIGYLEKFMSDGYAMTDKEISLYLTIITLYEQQKYMYDNKVHSVEHRIVSISQPWLRPIVRGKVKAPVEFGAKFDLSLDSEGYGRIEKISFEAYNESTCLIEAVERFKERTGYYPKRVLADQIYRTRENRSYCKEHGIRLSGPKLGRPSAAVKVDKKQEYQDNTDRIEVERTFSLSKRCYGMDCITTKLEETQLTSVALSVFVMNLFKIQRRILYALLYLIRFWCNWSRCKSWKLQIFA; encoded by the coding sequence ATGTACAAACCTATTAACAAGTTACACCACTCGTTTCTCGATTTCAACCAGCCTATGGGACTCCACATGAACTCGGATAACCGCTGGATCAAACTGGCTGACCGAATCCCATGGGATGAATTTGAAGTAAAATATGCCAGACTGTTCCCGAGTGGTACGGGTAATGTTGCCAAGCCATTTCGGATGGCGTTAGGAGCCCTGATCATCCAGACCAAGTTCCAGTATTCTGATCGTGAACTCGTGGAACAGATCACAGAGAATCCATATCTGCAGTACTTTATCGGACTTCCCGGCTATCAGGAAGAAGCTCCGTTTGATGCAAGCACACTGGTTCTTTTTCGCAAACGCATTTCTGCTGAAATGCTGATGGAAGTAAATGAGTATCTTCTTGCTCACAAAGATGATGACAACAATACACCACCATCTTCCGGAAACTCCGGCGATAATGACGCTTTGAAAGAAGACACAAACAAAGGAACACTGACACTGGACGCAACCTGTGCACCGGCAGACATCCGTTATCCCCAGGATATTTCACTCCTGAACGAAGCAAGGGAGAAACTGGAAACCATCATTTACCGTTTTTGCAAATCCTATGGTCTTCCACTGCCAAGACGCTATAGAAGACGTGCCAGAAAAGATTATCTTTCATTTGCCAAAAGTAAAAAACATAGTGCAAAGAAAATCAGGAAGGCACTGCGCAAACAGCTTGGTTACGTTGCAAGAGACATCGGATATCTGGAAAAGTTCATGAGCGACGGATATGCGATGACAGATAAAGAAATTAGTTTGTATCTGACTATCATCACGCTGTACGAGCAGCAGAAGTACATGTACGATAACAAAGTACACTCAGTGGAACATCGTATCGTAAGCATCTCGCAGCCATGGCTTCGTCCTATTGTCAGGGGGAAAGTAAAAGCCCCAGTTGAATTTGGTGCAAAGTTTGATCTAAGCCTTGACAGTGAAGGATACGGACGCATCGAAAAAATATCGTTTGAAGCATATAACGAGAGCACCTGCCTGATTGAAGCGGTAGAACGCTTCAAGGAACGCACCGGTTATTATCCGAAACGTGTGCTGGCAGATCAGATATACCGGACCAGAGAAAACAGGAGTTATTGCAAAGAGCATGGGATCCGTCTGTCAGGACCAAAACTGGGCAGACCAAGTGCTGCAGTAAAAGTTGATAAAAAACAAGAGTATCAGGATAATACTGACAGAATCGAAGTGGAACGTACTTTTAGCTTAAGCAAACGCTGCTATGGCATGGACTGTATTACCACCAAGCTGGAGGAAACGCAGTTAACTTCTGTCGCATTATCTGTATTTGTGATGAATCTATTCAAGATTCAGAGGCGAATACTTTATGCTCTTTTGTATCTGATCCGATTTTGGTGTAACTGGAGCAGATGTAAGAGTTGGAAGTTGCAAATATTTGCTTAA
- the tnpA gene encoding IS200/IS605 family transposase: MENYRKSAHCTYDIKYHLVWITKYRKPVITGKIAIRTRELIRIICQSNEVEILAGHVGNDHIHLLVSVPPHLSASKLVQYIKGNTSRKLQMEYKELNKQFWGQHLWARGYFVASSGNVTDEIIKEYIKNQDLQERSNSDNFEIG; the protein is encoded by the coding sequence ATGGAAAATTACAGAAAGTCAGCACATTGCACATACGATATCAAGTACCATTTAGTCTGGATAACAAAATATCGAAAACCAGTGATAACAGGAAAAATAGCGATAAGAACAAGAGAACTCATCAGAATCATCTGCCAGAGCAATGAAGTAGAAATACTGGCAGGACATGTTGGAAATGACCATATCCATCTGTTGGTATCCGTTCCGCCGCATTTGTCAGCGAGTAAGTTGGTACAGTATATAAAAGGGAATACGTCGCGAAAATTGCAGATGGAATATAAAGAATTAAATAAGCAATTCTGGGGTCAACACTTGTGGGCAAGAGGCTATTTTGTAGCAAGCAGTGGAAATGTAACAGATGAAATCATCAAGGAGTATATCAAGAATCAAGATCTGCAAGAGAGGAGCAATTCTGATAACTTTGAGATAGGATAA
- a CDS encoding helix-turn-helix transcriptional regulator, producing MKIMLNQILDDRGISQNQMAKDTGISVTTLRNLNHNRTTRIGFDTLEKICIYLDCGVEDILSVERDG from the coding sequence ATGAAAATTATGCTTAACCAGATTTTAGATGACAGGGGAATCTCACAGAATCAGATGGCAAAAGACACCGGAATATCTGTGACAACGCTCAGAAATCTGAATCATAACAGAACCACCCGTATCGGTTTTGATACACTGGAGAAAATATGCATTTACCTGGACTGTGGAGTGGAAGATATTCTTTCTGTGGAAAGAGATGGCTGA
- a CDS encoding diaminopimelate decarboxylase produces the protein MKKEPFVTKEQLEEIVKKYPTPFHLYDEKGIRANAKALKEAFSWNPGFKEYFAVKATPNPFLINILKEYGCGCDCSSMTELMLADALHFEGQDIMFSSNATPADEFQFASDIGAVINLDDFTHIDFLEKTIGYIPETISCRYNPGGVFQISNSIMDNPGDAKYGFTTEQLFEGFKVLKEKGAKHFGIHAFLASNTVTNEYYPTLAKTLFEVAVKLKEETGADIRFINLSGGIGIPYRPDQEPNDIYAIGAGVRDVYEEVLVPAGMGDVAIYTELGRFMMGPYGCLVTTAIHEKHTHKEYIGCDACAVNLMRPAMYGAYHHITVAGKEEQVCDHKYDITGSLCENNDKFAIDRMLPKIDMGDLLVIHDTGAHGFSMGYNYNGKLKSAEVLLKEDGSTQLIRRAETPKDYFATFDCFDILKDMK, from the coding sequence ATGAAAAAAGAGCCGTTTGTAACAAAAGAACAGTTAGAGGAAATTGTGAAGAAATATCCTACCCCCTTTCATTTATACGATGAAAAAGGAATTCGCGCCAATGCGAAGGCACTGAAGGAGGCATTTTCCTGGAATCCGGGATTTAAAGAGTATTTTGCAGTAAAGGCGACGCCCAATCCTTTTCTGATTAACATTTTAAAAGAATATGGCTGCGGCTGCGACTGCTCCTCTATGACAGAGCTGATGCTGGCGGATGCACTGCATTTTGAAGGGCAGGACATTATGTTTTCCTCCAATGCCACACCGGCCGATGAGTTTCAGTTTGCCAGCGATATCGGAGCAGTTATCAATCTGGATGATTTTACCCATATTGATTTTCTGGAAAAAACCATCGGATATATTCCGGAAACCATAAGCTGCCGGTATAATCCGGGAGGTGTATTCCAGATCAGCAACAGTATTATGGACAATCCGGGAGACGCAAAATATGGATTTACCACGGAACAGTTGTTTGAAGGATTTAAAGTATTAAAAGAAAAAGGCGCGAAGCACTTCGGAATTCATGCGTTTCTGGCCAGCAATACGGTGACAAACGAATATTATCCCACGTTGGCAAAAACGTTGTTTGAGGTGGCAGTAAAATTAAAGGAAGAGACAGGAGCAGATATCCGTTTTATCAATTTATCCGGCGGAATCGGTATACCCTACCGGCCGGATCAGGAGCCAAATGATATTTATGCCATCGGTGCAGGAGTACGGGACGTGTATGAAGAAGTTCTTGTTCCGGCGGGCATGGGCGATGTGGCCATTTACACGGAGCTGGGCCGGTTTATGATGGGGCCTTACGGCTGTCTGGTGACCACTGCCATTCATGAGAAACATACTCACAAAGAATATATAGGCTGCGACGCCTGTGCGGTAAATCTGATGCGTCCGGCCATGTATGGGGCTTATCATCATATTACGGTTGCGGGGAAAGAAGAGCAGGTATGTGATCACAAATATGATATTACGGGCTCTCTCTGCGAGAATAATGATAAATTTGCCATCGACCGTATGCTTCCAAAAATTGACATGGGAGATCTTCTGGTAATTCACGATACCGGAGCTCATGGATTTTCCATGGGATACAATTATAATGGCAAACTGAAATCAGCAGAAGTGCTGCTGAAAGAGGATGGAAGTACGCAGCTGATTCGGCGGGCGGAAACACCGAAGGACTATTTTGCCACATTTGACTGTTTTGATATTCTGAAAGATATGAAATAA
- the nrdG gene encoding anaerobic ribonucleoside-triphosphate reductase activating protein: protein MRYHDITKDDMLNGDGLRVVLWVSGCSHCCKECQNPITWDSNGGLLFDESAKQEIFTELARDYISGITFSGGDPLYFGNRSDVLKLAREIKERFPEKTIWMYTGFVWETIAKLEIMKYVDVLVDGEFQAERKDTRLYWRGSSNQRVINVPATRAEGKVVLHCE, encoded by the coding sequence ATGAGATATCACGATATAACAAAAGACGATATGCTGAACGGTGACGGACTTCGTGTGGTCTTATGGGTATCCGGCTGTTCCCATTGCTGTAAGGAATGTCAGAATCCCATTACCTGGGATTCCAATGGAGGGCTGCTGTTTGATGAAAGTGCAAAACAGGAAATTTTTACGGAACTGGCCAGAGATTATATTTCGGGAATTACCTTCAGCGGCGGAGATCCTCTGTATTTCGGGAACCGTTCCGATGTGCTGAAGCTAGCCAGGGAAATTAAGGAGAGATTTCCGGAGAAAACCATCTGGATGTATACCGGATTTGTATGGGAGACCATAGCGAAGCTGGAAATTATGAAATATGTGGACGTACTGGTAGACGGAGAGTTTCAGGCGGAGCGGAAAGATACCAGGCTGTACTGGCGGGGAAGCTCCAATCAGCGGGTCATCAACGTTCCTGCCACCAGAGCGGAGGGGAAAGTTGTGCTGCACTGCGAATAG
- the nrdD gene encoding anaerobic ribonucleoside-triphosphate reductase: MFKVIKKDGTKEDFNVQKVVVAVNKSAYRALITFTEEELKFICQFVEEKVESMGIEEVKIAQMHNIVEGALEKVNPVVAKSYRDYRNYKQDFVQMLDEVYKKSQSIMYIGDKENSNTDSALVSTKRSLIFNQLNKELYQKFFMTTEEIQACRDGYIYVHDMSARRDTMNCCLFDVENVLRGGFEMGNLWYNEPKTLDVAFDVIGDIVLSAASQQYGGFTVPSVEKILEPYAEKSYVKYKEKYLGLGLSQERAEEETMKDIARDLEQGVQGWEYKFNSVSSSRGDYPFITMTFGTGTGKFAKMASIAMLEVRRKGQGKESCKKPVLFPKLVFLYDENLHGPGKELEDVFEAGIECSRKTMYPDWLSLTGKGYISSMYKQYGEIISPMGCRAFLSPWYVKGGMNPADDTDHPVFVGRFNIGVVSLHLPMILAKSRQESREFYEVLDYYLELIRQLHIRTYAYLGEMRASTNPLAYCEGGFYGGHLGIHDKIKPLLKTATASFGITAFNELQRLYNGKSLVEDGQFAIEVLEHINEKITEFKKADGNLYAIYATPAENLCGLQVKQFRKKYGIVENVSDREYVSNGFHCHVTEDITPIQKQDLEYRFWELSNGGKIQYVKYPIDYNKEAVKTLVRRAMDMGFYEGVNLSLAYCDDCGHQELEMDVCPKCGSHNLTKIERMNGYLSYSRVKGDTRLNDAKMAEIKERRSM; the protein is encoded by the coding sequence ATGTTTAAGGTCATCAAAAAGGATGGGACAAAAGAGGATTTTAATGTGCAGAAAGTGGTAGTTGCTGTCAATAAATCTGCCTATCGCGCACTGATTACATTTACAGAGGAAGAATTAAAATTCATCTGCCAGTTTGTAGAGGAAAAAGTGGAGTCCATGGGTATAGAAGAAGTGAAAATAGCCCAGATGCATAATATTGTGGAAGGCGCGCTGGAAAAGGTAAATCCGGTGGTGGCAAAGAGTTATCGGGATTATCGAAATTATAAGCAGGATTTTGTGCAGATGCTGGACGAGGTTTATAAAAAGAGCCAGTCTATTATGTACATAGGGGATAAGGAAAATTCCAACACGGACAGCGCGCTGGTATCCACCAAGCGCAGCCTGATTTTCAATCAGTTAAATAAGGAGCTGTACCAGAAATTCTTTATGACGACAGAGGAGATTCAGGCATGTCGGGACGGTTACATTTATGTTCACGATATGTCCGCGAGAAGAGATACCATGAACTGCTGTCTGTTTGATGTGGAAAATGTGCTGCGGGGCGGTTTTGAAATGGGAAATCTCTGGTACAATGAGCCGAAAACTCTGGACGTGGCCTTTGATGTAATCGGAGATATTGTGTTAAGTGCCGCAAGTCAGCAGTACGGCGGATTTACTGTGCCCAGTGTGGAAAAAATTCTGGAGCCCTATGCAGAGAAATCCTATGTAAAATATAAAGAGAAGTATCTTGGCCTTGGGCTGAGTCAGGAACGGGCGGAAGAAGAAACCATGAAAGATATCGCGCGTGACCTGGAACAGGGGGTACAGGGCTGGGAGTACAAATTTAATTCCGTATCCTCCAGCCGCGGGGATTACCCGTTTATTACCATGACCTTTGGGACAGGGACAGGGAAATTTGCGAAGATGGCCTCCATCGCCATGCTGGAGGTGCGAAGAAAGGGGCAGGGGAAGGAAAGCTGTAAGAAGCCCGTGCTGTTTCCAAAGCTGGTATTTCTCTACGATGAAAATCTTCACGGGCCGGGAAAAGAACTGGAGGACGTATTTGAAGCGGGAATCGAATGTTCCCGGAAAACCATGTATCCCGACTGGCTGAGCCTTACGGGAAAAGGCTATATTTCCAGTATGTATAAGCAGTACGGGGAAATCATCAGCCCCATGGGCTGCCGTGCCTTTCTGTCGCCCTGGTATGTGAAAGGCGGTATGAATCCTGCAGACGATACAGACCATCCTGTATTTGTGGGACGGTTTAATATTGGGGTGGTCAGCCTTCATCTGCCCATGATTCTGGCAAAATCCAGACAGGAAAGCCGGGAGTTCTATGAAGTTCTGGATTATTACCTGGAGTTAATCCGGCAGCTTCACATCCGGACTTACGCCTATCTGGGAGAAATGCGGGCAAGTACAAATCCTCTGGCTTATTGTGAAGGAGGTTTTTACGGCGGACATCTCGGCATTCATGACAAAATCAAACCTCTGTTAAAGACAGCAACAGCTTCTTTCGGAATTACGGCATTTAACGAACTGCAGCGGCTGTACAACGGAAAATCACTGGTGGAAGATGGACAGTTTGCCATTGAAGTGCTGGAACATATCAATGAGAAGATTACGGAATTTAAAAAGGCAGACGGAAATCTCTATGCTATCTATGCGACTCCGGCAGAAAACCTCTGCGGGCTGCAGGTAAAGCAGTTCCGCAAGAAATACGGTATTGTGGAAAATGTATCTGACCGGGAGTATGTCAGCAATGGCTTCCACTGCCATGTGACAGAAGATATTACGCCCATACAGAAACAGGATCTGGAATATCGTTTCTGGGAACTGAGCAACGGCGGCAAAATCCAGTATGTGAAGTATCCCATTGATTATAATAAAGAAGCAGTGAAAACCCTGGTAAGGCGGGCGATGGATATGGGATTCTATGAAGGGGTGAATCTGTCCCTGGCCTATTGTGACGACTGCGGACATCAGGAGCTGGAAATGGATGTATGCCCCAAATGCGGCAGCCATAACCTGACTAAGATTGAGCGGATGAACGGATACCTGTCCTATTCCAGAGTAAAGGGCGACACCCGGCTGAACGACGCCAAAATGGCTGAAATCAAAGAGCGCAGAAGCATGTAA
- a CDS encoding ABC transporter ATP-binding protein: MSEPGRRGRMGRGHGPGAGMMPGEKAKNFRGTIGKLIRYMGNYKIAIVIVMIFAVASTVFGIAGPKILGQATTELFNGLVAKITGTGGIDFGKIGEILLFLVCVYIVSAVCSFIQSWIMTGITQKICFRFRADISRKINRMPVKYFESRTVGEVLSRITNDVDTLGQGLNQSVTQLITSVTTLIGILVMMLSISPLMTLIAVVILPVSAVLIGIVVKISQKYFVAQQKYLGEVNGQAEEVFSGHNIVKAFNKEEDMLETFHKTNDILFQSAWKAQFLSGMMQPIMGFVGNLGYVAVAVAGGMLAIRGTIEVGEIQSFIQYVRQFTQPVTQVAQVSNMLQSTAAAAERVFEFLDEEEEEDMERDDSVHLSDMEGRVSFEHVQFGYDSNKVIIHDFNCQVEPGQMVAIVGPTGAGKTTMVKLLMRFYDVLEGSIKVDGHDLREFNRSELRENFGMVLQDTWLFKGTIMENIRYGRLDATDEEVIAAAKAAHAHHFISTLPGGYEMELNEDASNVSQGQKQLLTIARAILADNPVLILDEATSSVDTRTEERIQKAMNNLMKGRTSFVIAHRLSTIRDADVILVMKDGDIIEQGNHQELLAKNGFYADLYNSQFEAA, encoded by the coding sequence ATGAGCGAGCCGGGACGTCGAGGGAGAATGGGCCGCGGCCATGGCCCAGGCGCAGGTATGATGCCGGGAGAAAAAGCAAAAAATTTTCGGGGAACGATTGGAAAACTGATACGGTATATGGGAAACTACAAAATAGCCATTGTAATCGTTATGATATTTGCGGTGGCTTCTACTGTATTTGGTATTGCAGGACCTAAAATTCTGGGTCAGGCCACTACAGAACTTTTTAACGGGCTGGTAGCCAAAATTACCGGGACCGGCGGAATTGATTTTGGGAAAATCGGGGAAATCCTCCTGTTTCTGGTCTGTGTTTATATTGTCAGTGCGGTCTGCTCTTTCATTCAGAGCTGGATTATGACGGGCATCACTCAGAAAATATGTTTTCGGTTCCGGGCAGATATTTCCCGGAAAATCAACCGGATGCCTGTGAAATATTTTGAATCCCGGACAGTGGGAGAGGTGTTATCCAGGATTACCAACGATGTGGATACACTGGGACAGGGGCTGAATCAGAGTGTAACGCAGCTTATCACTTCGGTTACCACATTAATAGGAATTCTTGTAATGATGCTCAGTATCAGCCCTCTGATGACGCTGATTGCAGTGGTGATTCTTCCGGTATCCGCAGTTCTGATTGGAATTGTAGTGAAAATTTCTCAGAAGTATTTCGTGGCCCAGCAGAAGTATCTGGGGGAAGTCAACGGACAGGCAGAAGAGGTATTCAGCGGTCACAATATTGTAAAAGCATTTAATAAGGAAGAGGATATGCTGGAAACATTTCATAAGACCAATGATATCCTGTTTCAGTCTGCGTGGAAAGCACAGTTTCTGTCCGGTATGATGCAGCCCATTATGGGATTTGTTGGAAATCTGGGTTATGTGGCAGTGGCAGTGGCGGGAGGAATGCTTGCCATCCGGGGAACCATAGAGGTGGGAGAAATCCAGTCTTTTATTCAGTATGTCCGTCAGTTTACCCAGCCAGTTACTCAGGTGGCTCAGGTGTCCAATATGCTGCAGTCCACAGCAGCGGCGGCAGAGCGTGTCTTCGAATTTCTGGATGAAGAAGAGGAAGAAGATATGGAGAGGGATGATTCCGTACATCTTTCGGATATGGAAGGCAGGGTGAGTTTTGAACATGTACAGTTTGGATATGACAGTAACAAAGTGATAATTCATGATTTTAACTGTCAGGTGGAACCAGGGCAGATGGTGGCAATCGTGGGGCCTACCGGAGCCGGGAAGACTACCATGGTAAAATTGCTGATGCGGTTTTATGATGTGCTGGAAGGAAGTATAAAAGTAGACGGTCATGACCTGAGAGAGTTTAACCGAAGTGAACTGCGGGAAAACTTTGGCATGGTGCTGCAGGATACCTGGCTGTTTAAAGGGACTATTATGGAAAATATACGTTACGGCAGGCTGGATGCCACGGACGAAGAAGTCATTGCCGCTGCAAAAGCTGCCCATGCCCATCATTTTATTTCCACTTTGCCCGGCGGGTATGAGATGGAATTAAACGAGGATGCCAGCAATGTGTCTCAGGGTCAGAAACAGCTTCTCACCATTGCGCGGGCGATTCTGGCCGATAATCCTGTACTGATTCTGGATGAGGCAACTTCATCCGTGGATACCCGTACGGAAGAACGGATTCAGAAGGCCATGAATAATCTGATGAAAGGCAGAACCAGTTTTGTAATAGCCCACAGGCTGTCCACAATCCGGGATGCAGATGTGATTCTGGTGATGAAAGACGGTGATATTATTGAGCAGGGAAATCATCAGGAACTTCTGGCAAAGAACGGATTTTATGCAGACCTGTATAATTCTCAGTTTGAAGCAGCATAA